Below is a window of Staphylococcus succinus DNA.
TGGTGTGAGTTTGGTTATTGGAGAAGAATCTATAAATCATAGTGACCAAATTAAACATTTAAAGGGTGCTATAAATAATTTAGAAAATTTTATTACTCGGAAAGATAATGAAATTATGCATTCAAAAAAAAGAATTTACGATAAAATGAATATTAGACTAAATGAAGCTAGAAAAAAATTTGAAATCGGTAGTAATGTGGTTAAGCAGAAGAAGAATGCTGACAAAGATCCTGTTAATGCTTTTTATAGTTGGAAGAAAAATGCTAACGATATAATTGAAGAGACGACTATAGAATCTTTAGATGAATTAGAAGAAAGAATAACCAGCAAAGAAGTTTTATTAAATAATATAAAAACGCCTATTTTAGCTTTTGATTATGATGAGTTTAGTAATATGGTAAAATTACTGATGAAAGAAGTAATTAAACCTACAAGTAGCGTAAGTTACAAAGTTTCTAAATGGCTAAAAGATGGCTTAGAAATTCATAACATGCAATCAAAAGAGGAAGCATGTGAGTTTTGCGGTAACATATTTGATGTAGAATTGCTAAAAGAAAGTATAGATGTAAGAATAAAAAATGAATATAATTATTTAATTGGAAATTTAAATAATTATAAAACAAAAATAAATAAATCATTAAGTAATTTAGAAGATTTAAATATAGATATTGACTTAGTAGATTACTCAAATCAAAAAGAAGAACTTATTAGACTGTTACATATATTGGAAGATAAGGAAGTAAAGACATATGAACATCTTGAGTACCCTATGGATAATTGGGAATCAATAAATATAATAGATAATATCGTTAATAGTTATATTGAAAATTTAAAAAAAGAAATACAAAATGATAAAAAGATTAGAGATTCAATTGCGGATTTTGTGAAATCATGGATTGGCAAGAAGCTAAAAAATGATGAAGAAATTCAAATGGAAATTTCTAACATTAATAGTAATAGCAAACAAATAAAAGAATCAGAAGAATGTATAACAGAGAATAATGATTGGATAACAAAGTTGAAAACAAACTCATCTAACTTGAAACAGTTTAGTGAAATAGTAAATAAGAGATTTGAAACACTTGATATAAATATTGAATTAGAGCCTAATATTGAAATTAAGAGTTATAGAGTTTTACATAGAGTAACAAAAGAAAAACTTAAATTAGTTGATTTAAGTGAGGGGGAAAAACGATTAATAGGTTTCTTACATTTTTATTATAACTTATTTATGATAGCAGATAGTGAGATGAAAGAAAATATTGAGTATATAATCATAGATGATCCGATTACTAGTTTAGATACAGAAAATAGATATCATTTAACTAAAATTATCAATCAATTTATTGAGCTTTCCAAATCTGTAAATAAACAGATTTTTGTGTTTACACATTCGTCTTTTGATTTCCATAATTTTGCTTTTAAAGGAAAGAATAATACCAAGGAAACTTCCTATTGGTATATTGAAAAAATTGATGGAATTAGTAAAGTAAATAAATTATCTAAAGAAGAGTTAAGCAATTATAGTGATTATTATAGGACAGTTTTTAACGAAGTAATGTCATTTGCTATAAAAGGTAAAAGTAAAGTCAATAAGATAGATAATTATATTAAATATGCAAATAAAGTGAGATTTATTTTAGAATCGCATGCTAGAAGCCATTATAAAATAGAATATGCGACGGCTGCTTCAGCTATTGAATTATCAAAATATTATGATATACCAAATGAAAGCATTGAAGACTTAAAAGAAAGTCTAGATATTATTAATAGTCTTTCTCATGGAATATCATTTATAGATAATCATTATAATGATTTATCTGTCACAGAAGTTCATGAGGCAATAAGAAAGGTGATTGGAATAATTTATAATAAAGATAAACAGCATGTAAGTGCAATATGTAGTGGAGTTTTAAATAAAGAAAATAAAGAAGAACTTCAAAAGTGGATTTAATAATATAGGTATAAATGTATATGAAATGTGATATGAATATTATGACAAAAACTAACTTTAGAACAAGAATACAAAAAACGTATACCAAAAAAGACCTTGAGAAAGCTTTAGGTTTAAAAAATAAGGGGCAGTTACAAAAAGAATTGATAAATAAGGTAAGTTAATAGAGAGGAGTGAATTAATAATTAATTTAGAAAATATTGGGACAATAGTAGCTATAATATCTGGGATTATAACAATTATTTCGCCATTCCTTGCATTTTTTAAGGAAAAGAAACAACGAAACCTAGAAAAACTATTAATTGTTTTAGAAGATAATAGTTCAAATCAATATAACATTAGACAAAATAATACTGAGATTAATGAGATTGAAAAAGAAATAGAACAAACAAAAAGTTCTAGAAATACAAACATCAAAGTATTGCTCACTCTTATCAATAGTTTATTTATAATATCATTAATTCTTAACATAATTTATTTTTATAACCATAAATTTATTAAAATAAATATGTATACACTAAACATAAATACAGTAGACGAAGTATCATATACTATATTTAATATGATTTTATTCACCCTAAAAAATAGTGTTTTAAATTTATTAATTGCAAGCATAGTTATAGGCATTAGTGCTATAATTTTAAGCATATTCTTTCATAAAAATAAAATAAGGGATAGTATAGCAAGCATTATAATGATAGGTACAAATATTATTATATGGTTCAATGTAAATAAATTAAGTGAAAATGTATTGGAAGTATCTCAAGATCCAAATTGGCAAAGATATTTAATATTGATATTTTTAATGATATCTTTTGGAATTATAGGTTTTAATAACATACCATTAGTTTCATACTTGTTTAACCATCCAAATTACAGCAAAAGCTTTAATGATTCAACAAAACGATTCCTATATATTGTT
It encodes the following:
- a CDS encoding AAA family ATPase; translated protein: MLNKLENVSYKSFDNYTSNDNLTKVNIFFGRNGSGKSSLSEWLRRLDNEKSVIFNTSYLKSNIEQVEEIGGVSLVIGEESINHSDQIKHLKGAINNLENFITRKDNEIMHSKKRIYDKMNIRLNEARKKFEIGSNVVKQKKNADKDPVNAFYSWKKNANDIIEETTIESLDELEERITSKEVLLNNIKTPILAFDYDEFSNMVKLLMKEVIKPTSSVSYKVSKWLKDGLEIHNMQSKEEACEFCGNIFDVELLKESIDVRIKNEYNYLIGNLNNYKTKINKSLSNLEDLNIDIDLVDYSNQKEELIRLLHILEDKEVKTYEHLEYPMDNWESINIIDNIVNSYIENLKKEIQNDKKIRDSIADFVKSWIGKKLKNDEEIQMEISNINSNSKQIKESEECITENNDWITKLKTNSSNLKQFSEIVNKRFETLDINIELEPNIEIKSYRVLHRVTKEKLKLVDLSEGEKRLIGFLHFYYNLFMIADSEMKENIEYIIIDDPITSLDTENRYHLTKIINQFIELSKSVNKQIFVFTHSSFDFHNFAFKGKNNTKETSYWYIEKIDGISKVNKLSKEELSNYSDYYRTVFNEVMSFAIKGKSKVNKIDNYIKYANKVRFILESHARSHYKIEYATAASAIELSKYYDIPNESIEDLKESLDIINSLSHGISFIDNHYNDLSVTEVHEAIRKVIGIIYNKDKQHVSAICSGVLNKENKEELQKWI